A genome region from Geobacter pickeringii includes the following:
- a CDS encoding CgeB family protein, translating to MKRERPSAGPLPPIMEITAGRRGHETARVTGEGGEECYLHSLYDPFREAEAHAAKQLPFSTVVFLGAGLGYHIPPSLASNPQVDRIVIVERYPELAARAAARVDTGRIRVEVVTGPRHGGFPALPEGLDAARLAVVTHPPSVAANPGWYAHFQVAVAVAGHEGAPRQNGPKRGPLTVLVPFEAYYAQRECINGFEALGHRVVVLDLRGKEGEEVAPFREALLQERPDLVFSVNMRGLDRRGIVAGMLERLGIPLALWFVDSPEFILYGEAMPPPAACHVFMWDRSYIPAVAAHGYRVSYLPLAADTTLARAARVREEFRAPLSFVGNSLVSGFLGRLAVKFPTTPETISFAAQAVERLIACRGDQLRLLDELVTAAAPLLPDDDARLFFRAYLLHSATSAYRTRLFRTLLPLGLTFFGDPDGWRTVFGPGIRAYPDVNYFHETPAVYASAGINVNATSLQMPHTVNQRVFDVPLCNGFLLTDRQGALLELFEEAELATYGTIDEAAELARFYLERPPLRSEIVRKAKRRVLAEHTYEHRMARVVGETVGVASLPAGGAP from the coding sequence CGCCGATCATGGAGATCACGGCCGGCCGCCGGGGCCACGAAACGGCCCGTGTGACCGGAGAGGGGGGAGAGGAGTGCTATCTCCACTCCCTCTACGACCCGTTCCGGGAGGCTGAAGCCCACGCTGCGAAGCAGCTTCCCTTCTCCACCGTCGTCTTTCTCGGCGCCGGCCTCGGCTACCACATCCCCCCCTCACTGGCTTCAAATCCCCAGGTGGACCGGATCGTCATCGTGGAGCGCTACCCGGAACTGGCTGCCCGGGCGGCGGCGCGGGTCGACACCGGCCGCATCCGGGTGGAGGTGGTGACCGGTCCCCGGCACGGCGGCTTTCCGGCTCTGCCCGAAGGGCTGGATGCGGCCCGGCTGGCGGTGGTCACCCACCCGCCCTCCGTTGCTGCCAACCCGGGGTGGTACGCCCATTTTCAGGTGGCGGTCGCCGTGGCCGGCCACGAAGGCGCTCCCCGGCAAAACGGCCCGAAGCGCGGTCCCCTGACGGTGCTCGTCCCCTTCGAGGCGTATTACGCCCAGCGCGAATGCATCAATGGCTTTGAGGCGCTGGGGCACCGGGTCGTCGTCCTCGATCTGCGGGGGAAAGAGGGGGAGGAGGTCGCTCCCTTCCGGGAGGCGCTGCTGCAAGAGCGCCCCGATCTCGTCTTCAGCGTCAACATGCGGGGCCTCGACCGCCGGGGGATCGTTGCCGGCATGCTGGAGCGCCTCGGTATTCCCTTGGCCCTCTGGTTTGTCGATTCCCCGGAATTCATCCTCTACGGCGAGGCGATGCCCCCCCCCGCGGCATGCCACGTCTTCATGTGGGACCGAAGCTATATCCCGGCCGTGGCGGCCCACGGCTACCGGGTGAGCTACCTCCCCCTTGCCGCCGATACCACCCTTGCCAGGGCCGCCCGGGTGCGGGAAGAGTTCCGCGCCCCCCTCTCGTTCGTCGGCAATTCGCTGGTGAGCGGGTTTCTCGGGCGACTGGCGGTCAAGTTTCCTACCACTCCCGAGACCATCAGCTTTGCCGCGCAGGCCGTGGAGCGGCTCATCGCCTGCCGGGGCGATCAGCTCCGGCTCCTCGATGAGCTTGTCACCGCGGCGGCACCCCTTCTGCCGGACGACGACGCCCGCCTCTTCTTCCGGGCGTATCTCCTCCACAGTGCTACGTCGGCCTACCGGACCCGGCTCTTCCGGACTCTTCTCCCCCTCGGGCTCACCTTCTTCGGCGATCCCGACGGCTGGCGCACGGTCTTCGGCCCCGGTATCCGGGCGTATCCCGACGTCAACTACTTCCACGAAACGCCGGCGGTCTACGCCTCGGCCGGCATCAACGTCAATGCCACAAGTCTCCAGATGCCCCACACCGTGAACCAGCGGGTCTTCGACGTCCCCCTCTGCAACGGCTTTCTCCTCACCGACCGTCAGGGGGCGTTGCTGGAACTGTTCGAGGAGGCGGAGCTTGCGACCTACGGAACGATCGATGAGGCTGCGGAATTGGCCCGCTTCTACCTCGAACGGCCACCGTTGCGGAGTGAGATCGTGCGGAAGGCGAAGAGGCGGGTGCTGGCCGAGCATACCTACGAACACCGGATGGCCCGCGTCGTTGGAGAGACCGTCGGGGTCGCCTCCCTCCCCGCCGGAGGTGCGCCATGA
- a CDS encoding glycosyltransferase family 2 protein — translation MSSRSHKPGLSAVMIARNAERYLSMSLRSLQRVCQEIVLVDTGSDDATIAIAEQYRCRIFHYPWGNDFSAAKNYAIEQAEYSWLLSVDADEVLYDKGSATLLASVVAEDAWPACVVWIDNLRDSGRTESHQALRLFRNDSRIRFANPVHESIGESLLKHWPDTVPPALDLRLRHYGYLAANAAGKHHRNLELMERWVAGEPDNIYARYKLGMTLAEMGESDAAYRQLRATYELFARCGDRQTYPFLKTFVGVFGRMLERRESSEEALRVRAVMARW, via the coding sequence ATGAGCAGCCGTTCGCATAAGCCGGGGCTCAGTGCCGTGATGATCGCCCGCAACGCCGAACGGTACCTTTCGATGTCGCTTCGGTCGCTCCAGCGGGTCTGTCAGGAGATCGTGCTCGTCGATACCGGTTCCGACGATGCCACCATTGCCATCGCGGAGCAGTACCGCTGTCGCATCTTCCATTACCCGTGGGGGAATGACTTCTCCGCCGCGAAAAATTATGCGATCGAGCAGGCCGAGTACTCGTGGCTGCTCAGCGTGGATGCCGACGAAGTGCTCTATGACAAAGGGTCAGCCACCCTTCTGGCGTCGGTGGTGGCCGAGGACGCGTGGCCGGCCTGCGTGGTCTGGATCGACAACCTCCGCGATTCCGGGAGGACGGAGAGCCATCAGGCACTGCGGCTCTTCCGCAACGATTCGCGGATCCGTTTTGCCAATCCGGTGCATGAGAGCATCGGTGAGTCCCTGCTGAAGCACTGGCCCGATACCGTACCTCCCGCCCTCGATCTTCGCCTGCGGCACTACGGCTATCTTGCCGCCAACGCCGCCGGCAAACACCACCGCAATCTGGAGCTCATGGAACGGTGGGTGGCGGGGGAGCCGGACAATATCTATGCCCGCTACAAATTGGGGATGACCCTGGCAGAGATGGGGGAAAGCGACGCCGCCTATCGGCAGCTGCGGGCCACATACGAGCTCTTCGCGCGCTGCGGGGATCGGCAGACCTATCCCTTTCTGAAGACCTTCGTCGGGGTGTTCGGCAGGATGCTGGAGAGGAGGGAGTCGAGCGAAGAGGCTCTTCGCGTCAGGGCCGTCATGGCCCGGTGGTAG
- a CDS encoding flagellar motor protein MotB, protein MAKKKKHEKEPNHERWLVSYADFITLLFAVFVTLYAMGQSDKKKVEEVMRSMQESFGFTTTHSAPKPAVIDSSDLRILPSIAPDLTNKGKSQGGMAKGKARAEEKDFRSIKTAIEAFLIKQGAQEKVSVGITRRGLVVSLKEAGFFDSGSAIVKESAYPLLAKVAESLSGYSNALRVEGHTDTIPISSPQFPSNWELSTTRATNIVHYLTRSYDFEPGLVSAAGFGEYRPIADNATADGRAKNRRVDIVLLSGEGEKAEPEKMP, encoded by the coding sequence ATGGCCAAGAAGAAGAAGCACGAAAAAGAACCGAACCACGAACGGTGGCTCGTCTCCTACGCCGACTTCATCACCCTGCTTTTCGCCGTCTTCGTCACCCTTTACGCCATGGGGCAATCGGACAAGAAGAAGGTGGAGGAGGTGATGCGGTCGATGCAGGAGTCCTTCGGCTTCACCACTACCCACTCCGCGCCGAAGCCCGCCGTCATCGACTCGTCCGACCTGCGGATCCTCCCCTCCATCGCCCCGGACCTCACCAACAAGGGGAAGAGCCAGGGAGGGATGGCCAAGGGGAAGGCGCGGGCCGAGGAGAAGGACTTCCGCTCCATCAAGACCGCCATCGAGGCGTTCCTCATCAAGCAGGGGGCCCAGGAGAAGGTCAGCGTCGGGATCACCCGGCGGGGACTCGTGGTGAGCCTGAAGGAGGCGGGATTCTTCGACTCGGGGAGTGCCATCGTCAAGGAGAGCGCCTATCCGCTCCTGGCAAAGGTGGCGGAGTCGCTCTCGGGCTATTCCAACGCGCTGCGGGTCGAGGGACATACCGACACGATACCGATCAGTTCGCCCCAGTTCCCGTCCAACTGGGAACTCTCCACCACCCGGGCCACCAATATCGTCCACTACCTGACCAGGTCCTACGACTTCGAGCCGGGGCTCGTCTCCGCCGCCGGGTTCGGCGAATACCGCCCCATCGCCGACAACGCCACTGCCGACGGCCGTGCCAAGAACCGCCGCGTCGACATCGTCCTCCTCTCGGGCGAAGGAGAGAAGGCGGAGCCGGAGAAGATGCCGTAG
- a CDS encoding flagellar motor protein, giving the protein MDIATLIGWAMGFGAVFGGAALEGLHMGAIIQPTAAIIVLGGTFGASFGSFPLPAIIKAFKDAKKALMPGNNNPETVIKDMIGYAAKARRNGLISLEQEAQSIKDPFTKKGISLVVDGIDPQKLRETLEIEVAHYEEHEKVSAEFFEAAGGYAPTIGIIGAVLGLIHVMENLSDSSKLGGGIAVAFVATIYGLVTANIVCLPMGTKLKQRLKEELVVKEMVIEGLIAIQNGENPHFIEQKLKSFVH; this is encoded by the coding sequence ATGGACATAGCAACACTCATCGGCTGGGCAATGGGATTTGGCGCCGTATTCGGCGGCGCGGCGCTGGAAGGGCTCCACATGGGGGCCATCATCCAACCAACGGCGGCAATCATCGTGCTCGGCGGCACCTTCGGCGCTTCCTTCGGCAGCTTCCCCCTGCCAGCCATCATCAAGGCGTTCAAGGATGCGAAGAAGGCGCTGATGCCCGGGAACAACAACCCGGAGACCGTCATCAAGGACATGATCGGCTACGCCGCCAAGGCGCGCCGCAACGGCCTCATCTCCCTGGAGCAGGAGGCCCAGAGCATCAAGGACCCCTTCACCAAGAAGGGGATTTCCCTCGTCGTCGACGGCATCGACCCCCAGAAGCTCCGCGAGACCCTGGAGATCGAGGTGGCGCACTACGAGGAGCATGAGAAGGTGAGCGCGGAGTTCTTCGAGGCGGCCGGCGGCTACGCCCCGACCATCGGGATCATCGGCGCGGTGCTCGGCCTCATCCACGTCATGGAGAACCTCTCCGACTCCTCCAAGCTCGGAGGCGGCATCGCCGTCGCCTTCGTGGCGACCATCTACGGCCTCGTCACCGCCAACATCGTCTGCCTCCCCATGGGGACCAAGCTCAAGCAGCGCCTCAAGGAGGAGCTCGTGGTGAAGGAGATGGTCATCGAAGGGCTCATCGCCATTCAGAACGGCGAGAACCCCCACTTCATCGAGCAGAAGCTCAAGTCGTTCGTCCACTAA
- a CDS encoding flagellar FlbD family protein has protein sequence MIKLTRLDGSELHVNPDLIETIEETPDTHITLSNGNRYLVLEKSCAIVDMIVAYNARIMRRAASGTPKKYLFKRRRSAYRLCCSIDNRTN, from the coding sequence ATGATCAAACTGACACGCCTCGACGGCAGCGAGCTCCACGTCAATCCCGATCTGATCGAGACCATCGAGGAGACTCCCGACACCCACATCACGCTTTCCAACGGCAACCGCTACCTGGTGCTGGAAAAGAGCTGCGCCATCGTCGACATGATCGTCGCCTACAACGCGCGGATCATGCGGCGGGCCGCCTCCGGCACCCCGAAGAAGTACCTCTTCAAGCGGCGACGGTCGGCGTACCGCCTCTGCTGCAGCATCGACAACCGAACGAACTGA
- a CDS encoding glycosyltransferase family 9 protein gives MREIALLAIARYGDMIQTTPLVRQLRRAHPDARLTAIVEDRFQGILPLIQGFDRTIVLSKQDIAWEVATGETPLAAYLKMDSFVRQLEEGEYDLLVNITCSGLSAFLASAMKFRDAAGFIADERGQRVIRTQWGQYVFSWFNDHIRKYNPINLVDIFTRLGGVMPDGKRVELTPTARGDEAAEAFIAEHGLGGKRLVGLQLGASEANRCWPVENFARLSDRLQRELGVTTVLFGAPNEKELAEKALAAMELPAVDAVGKTSIEGLYSLVGRCAALVSNDTGTMHFAAAAGVPAVMLCIGPAFFRCTGPYGAGHVALQPDIPCSPCPYGIECGAPVCRTAITTEAVFSATRLLVEGGAGLTGRDFPGVRVYRSGFAPDGYLTWDGIFNLDQEAEQLTKRREAMWKSCFDGTGKRSGEPKDDALRPFHRLMVEGARISAEIAEAARKKPLPVEKIRKLGEREAAIEAEVKLLGYREGLVSPIATFLTLMRENMVETDLGAVARETHRLYETGRSLVTNLAVV, from the coding sequence ATGAGAGAGATTGCACTTCTCGCCATCGCCCGTTACGGCGACATGATCCAGACGACCCCCCTGGTACGGCAGCTGAGACGCGCCCACCCCGACGCCCGGCTCACCGCCATCGTGGAGGACCGTTTCCAGGGAATCCTCCCCCTCATCCAGGGGTTCGACCGGACCATCGTCCTCTCCAAGCAGGATATCGCCTGGGAGGTCGCCACCGGCGAGACGCCGCTTGCCGCCTACCTGAAGATGGACTCCTTCGTGCGGCAGCTGGAGGAGGGGGAATACGATCTTCTCGTCAACATCACCTGTTCCGGGCTCTCCGCGTTCCTCGCCTCGGCCATGAAGTTCCGGGATGCGGCAGGCTTCATCGCCGACGAACGGGGCCAGCGCGTCATCCGAACCCAGTGGGGACAGTACGTCTTCAGCTGGTTCAACGACCACATCCGGAAATACAACCCGATCAATCTGGTCGACATCTTCACCCGCCTGGGGGGGGTGATGCCCGACGGGAAGCGGGTCGAGCTCACCCCAACCGCCCGGGGGGACGAGGCGGCCGAGGCGTTCATCGCGGAGCACGGGCTGGGGGGAAAGCGGTTGGTGGGGCTCCAGCTCGGGGCGAGCGAGGCGAACCGCTGCTGGCCCGTCGAGAACTTCGCCCGACTCTCGGACCGCCTCCAGCGGGAACTGGGGGTGACGACGGTGCTCTTCGGCGCCCCCAACGAGAAGGAGCTGGCAGAGAAGGCCCTTGCCGCCATGGAGCTTCCCGCCGTCGATGCCGTGGGAAAGACGAGTATCGAGGGGCTCTACTCCCTCGTCGGACGCTGCGCGGCCCTGGTCTCCAACGACACCGGAACCATGCACTTCGCCGCCGCGGCGGGGGTGCCGGCGGTGATGCTCTGCATCGGACCCGCCTTCTTCCGCTGCACCGGCCCCTACGGCGCGGGGCATGTGGCGCTCCAGCCCGACATTCCCTGCTCCCCCTGCCCCTATGGCATTGAGTGCGGCGCCCCGGTCTGCCGGACCGCCATCACGACGGAGGCGGTCTTCAGCGCAACCCGCCTGCTGGTGGAGGGTGGGGCCGGTCTCACCGGCCGGGATTTCCCGGGGGTGAGGGTGTACCGCAGCGGCTTTGCGCCGGACGGCTACCTTACGTGGGACGGGATTTTCAACCTGGACCAGGAGGCGGAGCAGCTCACCAAGCGGCGCGAGGCGATGTGGAAGAGCTGCTTCGACGGGACGGGGAAACGTTCCGGCGAGCCGAAGGACGATGCCCTCCGCCCCTTTCATCGCCTCATGGTCGAGGGGGCCAGGATTTCGGCCGAGATCGCGGAGGCGGCCCGGAAGAAACCGCTCCCGGTCGAAAAGATCCGAAAGCTCGGCGAGCGCGAGGCGGCCATCGAGGCCGAGGTCAAGCTCCTCGGCTACCGGGAGGGGCTCGTCTCCCCCATCGCCACCTTTCTTACCCTCATGAGGGAGAACATGGTGGAGACCGACCTGGGGGCCGTCGCCCGGGAGACCCACCGGCTCTACGAAACCGGCCGCTCCCTGGTGACGAATCTGGCCGTCGTCTAA
- a CDS encoding glycosyltransferase, protein MNFLEKNIAALRRRDPSLAERIEEAEPGDRIVVEPARQGGLTARVGDICIHSPYNPAREAMEWSRQQAERFAPPPPLTVVGFGLGHHVAALAAEGFGGTVIEDDPAMLRVAFSHTDLTTVIERFSFLAGIPEDVIRRRHDRLLKGNVAVHPGAARVTDSLGRLGRYAEGLDLAARGGLRILLVNPICGGSLPAAHHCARALRSLGHEVIPFASETFAAGMEFAKEFRYNQSRRAFNTGLANLLSQAVEIRAREVRPDMVLALAQAPLMPETMQRLATRGIPTAFWFVEDYRVLPYWRESAPASSWFFGIQKENFAAELAKIGVTRYSYLPTCAAPDVHRPVELTAAEREEFGSPLSFVGAGYFNRQVFFKGLTDYPFKIWGSDWPLISPLSPWLQRRGARIDTETSVKIFNASPVNLNLHSSTTCDGVVPDGDFVNPRTFEIAACGAFQLVDRRRLLPELFEADEMETFSELAEVREKIDRSLRDEEGRRAVVERGRRRVLAEHTYERRMEELVATMVAEFPQVAERVRKRIERRETVETEQERHPGLAEILATVPDRRWFTMGNILGGIVTGEGNLSRAEKIFLMLQNVEILWEKIPE, encoded by the coding sequence ATGAATTTCTTAGAGAAGAACATAGCGGCCCTGCGCCGCCGCGACCCGTCACTGGCGGAACGGATCGAGGAAGCGGAACCCGGCGACCGCATCGTCGTGGAGCCGGCCCGCCAGGGGGGACTCACCGCCCGGGTCGGGGATATCTGCATCCACTCTCCCTACAACCCGGCCCGCGAGGCCATGGAGTGGAGCCGGCAACAGGCGGAGCGGTTCGCCCCCCCGCCCCCCCTCACCGTGGTCGGCTTCGGACTGGGGCATCACGTGGCGGCCCTTGCGGCAGAGGGGTTCGGCGGCACGGTCATCGAGGACGACCCGGCCATGCTCCGCGTCGCCTTCAGCCACACCGACCTCACCACGGTCATCGAGCGGTTCTCATTCCTGGCCGGCATCCCCGAAGACGTGATCCGGCGCCGGCACGACCGTCTCCTCAAAGGGAACGTGGCGGTCCATCCCGGCGCGGCACGGGTCACCGACTCCCTCGGGCGCCTCGGCCGCTACGCCGAAGGGCTCGACCTTGCCGCCCGGGGGGGGCTTCGCATCCTCCTCGTGAATCCGATCTGCGGCGGCTCGCTCCCGGCGGCCCATCACTGCGCCCGGGCGCTCCGCTCCCTGGGGCACGAGGTGATCCCCTTTGCCAGCGAGACCTTCGCCGCCGGGATGGAGTTTGCCAAAGAGTTCCGCTACAACCAGAGCCGACGGGCCTTCAACACCGGCCTTGCCAATCTCCTCTCCCAGGCGGTGGAAATCAGGGCACGGGAGGTGCGTCCCGACATGGTCCTGGCCCTGGCCCAGGCGCCGCTCATGCCGGAGACGATGCAACGGCTCGCAACCCGCGGCATTCCCACCGCCTTCTGGTTCGTGGAGGATTACCGGGTCCTCCCCTACTGGCGCGAGTCGGCCCCGGCCTCGTCGTGGTTCTTCGGGATCCAGAAAGAGAACTTCGCCGCCGAGCTGGCAAAGATCGGCGTCACCCGGTACTCCTACCTCCCCACCTGCGCCGCCCCCGACGTCCACCGGCCGGTGGAGCTGACGGCGGCCGAGCGGGAGGAGTTCGGCAGCCCCCTCTCCTTCGTGGGGGCCGGCTACTTCAACCGGCAGGTCTTCTTCAAGGGGCTCACCGATTATCCGTTCAAGATCTGGGGGAGCGACTGGCCCCTCATCTCGCCGCTCTCGCCCTGGCTCCAGCGGCGGGGGGCGCGGATCGACACCGAAACCAGCGTCAAGATCTTCAACGCCTCGCCGGTCAACCTGAACCTCCACTCTTCCACCACCTGCGACGGGGTAGTACCGGACGGCGATTTCGTCAACCCCCGCACCTTCGAGATCGCGGCCTGCGGTGCCTTCCAGCTCGTCGACCGCCGCCGGCTCCTCCCCGAGCTCTTTGAAGCGGACGAGATGGAGACCTTCTCGGAGCTCGCGGAGGTGCGGGAAAAGATCGACCGCTCCCTCCGGGACGAAGAGGGGCGGCGCGCCGTAGTAGAACGGGGACGGCGGCGGGTCCTGGCCGAGCATACCTACGAGCGGCGGATGGAGGAGCTGGTGGCCACCATGGTGGCGGAGTTCCCCCAGGTGGCGGAACGAGTGCGGAAGCGGATCGAGCGGCGCGAAACGGTGGAGACGGAGCAGGAGCGTCATCCCGGCCTGGCGGAAATCCTGGCCACGGTCCCCGATCGGCGCTGGTTCACCATGGGGAACATCCTCGGCGGCATCGTGACCGGGGAGGGGAATCTCTCCCGGGCGGAGAAGATCTTCCTCATGCTCCAGAACGTCGAGATCCTCTGGGAGAAGATACCGGAATGA